TACTATTGTTCATTACATCATCATGCTCTAAAACGCCAACTTCTTCTGATCCACTGCCAGATCCTGAACCTTCTGTAAAAGAGCCTATTACATCGGCCCCTGCTAGATACGAAGATGTCCCAGAAGGTATATCCCCATTAACAGGACTTCCCTATGATGGTGATGGACGTGGTATTATGGTTCAATTAGAAAACACACCAGAAGCTAGACCTCATAGTGGAATTACACAGGCAGATCTTATCTATGAGATGGAAGTTGAGAGCAAGATTACTAGACTTACTTCTTTCTTCTTAAGTGAATACCCTGAAAAGGTTGGACCTGTACGAAGTGCACGAAGACAGCATATGTATCTTTGGAAGGAATGGGATTATCTTTATGCCTTTTATGGAGGATCCGAACTAGATCCAGGACAAAATATCTATACATTGATAAGTGAGTTAAACATCACTCAACCAGCTCTTAATGGACATAAAAACAGCACTCCTTTCACTCGCGCAAAAGATCGAAAAGCACCACACAATGCGTATATCAATCTAAATGACACTATAAAAAACAAATATAATTACAATCCAGTACAACGTAGCATCTGCTTTGACAAAATGGCTGAAATTACAGGTGACGTAGCAAATGAGATTACCTTTTCGTACAATTCAAGTAACAATATAAAATACATTTATAATAATGACACATCTGAATATGAAAGATTTATTAACGGAGAGCCTATGATGGACAAAGAAAATAATGAGCAATTATCCGTTAAGAATATCGTTATTCAACATGCCGATCACTATAAAGTTGATGAAACAGTTTATACTA
This genomic window from Alkalibaculum bacchi contains:
- a CDS encoding DUF3048 domain-containing protein, coding for MKKIYIVLTLVLLFITSSCSKTPTSSDPLPDPEPSVKEPITSAPARYEDVPEGISPLTGLPYDGDGRGIMVQLENTPEARPHSGITQADLIYEMEVESKITRLTSFFLSEYPEKVGPVRSARRQHMYLWKEWDYLYAFYGGSELDPGQNIYTLISELNITQPALNGHKNSTPFTRAKDRKAPHNAYINLNDTIKNKYNYNPVQRSICFDKMAEITGDVANEITFSYNSSNNIKYIYNNDTSEYERFINGEPMMDKENNEQLSVKNIVIQHADHYKVDETVYTNIDLVGSGKSQYFTEGTMRTGTWKREGVNSLTRYYDENGEEIAFKPGMSYIQIVRNDTSIEFK